A window of the Sphingobium sp. CAP-1 genome harbors these coding sequences:
- a CDS encoding winged helix DNA-binding protein has translation MMEDFAYPMPVGAAAEPLAPRDERGGLLVVADGIDAAELAPVAAAAGLRLLDVTGLEEASARLDRQVHSDTLLIFCPAATPLLERLLVQVETQAIQTGMAVILVAGWDTIELAFACARSPYTQLLCEPDRTELAAALVTAGERRAQPGSVHEAGRENVRLEQLSEEVGRLARTLDALTQRAHASPSFDLGPRISDRPSDYIGMPALAPIGTPHQIVEKAAPSITPQQVRDLLRARRIRADFLPGDLFADPAWDMLLDLLAAKLEQERVSVSSLCIAAAVPPTTALRWIRTLTDKGLVKRHADPHDGRRVFIALAQDTADALLRWFGASRRFLAS, from the coding sequence ATGATGGAAGATTTTGCCTACCCCATGCCGGTTGGCGCGGCTGCGGAACCGCTTGCGCCGCGGGACGAGCGCGGCGGTCTGCTGGTGGTGGCCGACGGGATTGATGCGGCCGAACTGGCGCCGGTGGCTGCGGCGGCCGGGCTGCGACTGCTCGACGTGACCGGGTTGGAGGAGGCATCCGCCCGTCTGGACCGGCAGGTCCATTCCGACACCCTTCTGATCTTCTGCCCGGCCGCGACGCCTTTGCTCGAACGCCTGCTGGTCCAGGTCGAAACCCAGGCGATCCAGACCGGCATGGCGGTTATCCTGGTCGCGGGCTGGGACACGATCGAACTGGCCTTCGCCTGCGCCCGCAGCCCCTATACCCAATTATTGTGCGAACCCGACCGCACCGAACTGGCCGCCGCCCTGGTGACGGCAGGCGAGCGCCGGGCGCAGCCGGGCAGCGTCCATGAAGCAGGCCGCGAAAACGTCCGGCTGGAACAATTGAGCGAGGAAGTCGGCCGCCTCGCCCGCACGCTCGATGCCCTGACCCAACGCGCCCATGCGAGCCCCAGCTTCGACCTTGGCCCGCGTATTTCCGACCGGCCGAGCGATTATATCGGTATGCCTGCACTCGCCCCAATCGGCACGCCGCACCAGATCGTGGAAAAGGCCGCACCGTCAATTACCCCGCAACAAGTGCGCGACCTGTTGCGCGCGCGCCGCATCCGGGCCGATTTTCTGCCCGGTGACCTGTTCGCCGATCCTGCCTGGGACATGCTGCTCGACTTGCTCGCCGCGAAGCTGGAGCAGGAGCGCGTTTCCGTCTCCAGCCTCTGCATCGCCGCCGCTGTGCCCCCCACCACGGCGCTCCGCTGGATTCGGACGCTGACCGACAAGGGACTGGTCAAGCGCCATGCCGATCCGCATGATGGCCGCCGCGTGTTCATCGCTCTGGCGCAGGACACGGCGGACGCCCTGCTGCGCTGGTTCGGCGCCAGCCGCCGTTTTTTGGCCAGTTGA
- a CDS encoding ribonuclease D, translated as MTVHFHEEDLPAGVLAPGPIAIDTETMGLITPRDRLCVVQISDGRGDEHLVRFNPGSDYAAPNLRAVLADPERLKLYHFGRFDLAAIKYYLGVVAAPVYCTKIASRLIRTYTDRHGLKELVRELLGQDISKQQQSSDWGGPVLSDAQKDYAASDVRYLHALKAELDKRLIREGRMELAQACFDFLPHRAELDLAGWPEIDIFAHM; from the coding sequence ATGACCGTGCATTTCCATGAAGAAGATCTGCCCGCCGGCGTCCTCGCCCCCGGCCCGATCGCCATCGACACCGAAACAATGGGCCTCATCACCCCGCGCGATCGCCTGTGCGTCGTCCAGATCAGTGACGGCAGGGGCGACGAGCATCTGGTGCGCTTCAACCCCGGCAGCGATTATGCCGCGCCCAATCTGCGCGCCGTGCTGGCCGACCCGGAGCGGCTGAAACTCTATCATTTCGGCCGGTTCGATCTGGCAGCGATCAAATATTATCTGGGCGTCGTCGCCGCGCCGGTTTACTGCACGAAGATCGCTTCGCGCCTGATCCGCACCTATACCGACCGCCATGGCCTGAAGGAACTGGTCCGCGAACTGTTGGGGCAGGACATCAGCAAGCAACAGCAGTCGAGCGACTGGGGCGGCCCTGTCCTGTCGGACGCGCAGAAGGATTATGCCGCGTCGGACGTGCGCTATCTTCATGCGCTGAAAGCCGAACTGGACAAGCGTCTGATCCGCGAAGGCCGGATGGAACTCGCCCAGGCCTGTTTCGATTTCCTGCCGCACCGGGCCGAGCTGGACCTGGCGGGCTGGCCGGAAATCGACATTTTCGCGCATATGTAA
- a CDS encoding D-amino-acid transaminase, producing the protein MSLAYLNGAFLPLEDVRISPLDRGFLFADGIYEVAAVIDGKLVDSASHLARLERSTAAIGIVLPLPLAQIEAAQKELVARNALIEGLVYLQITRGADISRDFIAPTNLQPTLFLFVQDKPFLDAPAVRTGIAVATMPDLRWKRRDIKSVGLLAQAMAKQTAKDAGAQEAWMVEDGFVTEGASSTAFIVTDEGIVTRPYSQAVLAGCTGSALAALAEESGLAVVRRPFTVAEALAAKEAFITSASTLCQSVVRIDGQPIGDGAPGPVAMRLRALYIDFARATGV; encoded by the coding sequence ATGTCCCTCGCCTATCTGAACGGCGCTTTCCTGCCGCTAGAAGATGTCCGCATCTCCCCACTCGATCGTGGTTTCCTGTTCGCCGACGGTATTTATGAAGTCGCCGCCGTGATCGACGGCAAGCTGGTCGACAGTGCCAGCCATCTCGCCCGACTGGAGCGGTCCACCGCCGCCATCGGCATAGTCCTGCCGCTGCCGCTGGCACAGATTGAGGCAGCCCAGAAGGAACTGGTCGCCCGCAACGCGCTGATCGAAGGGCTGGTCTATCTCCAGATCACCCGCGGCGCCGACATCAGCCGCGACTTCATCGCCCCGACGAACCTGCAACCTACTCTGTTCCTGTTCGTGCAGGACAAGCCCTTCCTTGATGCCCCTGCCGTGCGCACCGGCATTGCCGTGGCGACCATGCCCGACCTGCGCTGGAAACGGCGCGATATCAAAAGCGTCGGCCTGCTTGCCCAGGCCATGGCCAAACAGACCGCGAAAGACGCCGGCGCGCAGGAAGCATGGATGGTCGAGGACGGCTTCGTCACCGAAGGCGCCTCTTCCACCGCCTTCATCGTCACCGACGAGGGCATCGTTACTCGTCCCTATAGTCAGGCAGTGCTGGCCGGATGCACCGGATCGGCGCTGGCGGCGCTGGCGGAGGAAAGCGGGCTGGCCGTCGTCCGCCGCCCCTTCACCGTCGCCGAAGCGCTCGCCGCGAAGGAAGCCTTCATCACCAGCGCGTCGACCCTGTGCCAGTCGGTGGTCAGGATCGACGGGCAGCCGATCGGCGACGGGGCACCCGGCCCGGTCGCCATGCGACTGCGCGCGCTCTATATCGATTTTGCCCGCGCGACGGGGGTATGA
- the guaA gene encoding glutamine-hydrolyzing GMP synthase, with amino-acid sequence MTLPLQDSILIVDFGSQVTQLIARRVREAGVYSEIAPFNSAAEAFERMKPKGIILSGGPSSVMWDDSPRAPQHFFDAGIPILGICYGQQTMMQQLGGNVEGGESGEFGRAFIEVKQGCALFDGLWTQGEKHQVWMSHGDKVTSLAPGFEVVATSEGAPYAVTANEAKRFYATQFHPEVVHTPDGAKLLANFVRHVCGLAGDWTMAEFRATKIAEIRAQVGEGRVICGLSGGVDSAVAAVLIHEAIGDQLTCVFVDHGLMRLGEAEQVVSLFREHYGIKLVHVNAEERFLGGLAGLTDPEKKRKFIGGEFIAVFEEEAAKIGGADYLAQGTLYPDVIESVSFTGGPSVTIKSHHNVGGLPERMNMKLVEPLRELFKDEVRVLGKELGLPDIFVGRHPFPGPGLAIRIPGEVTKERCDILRKADFIYLEEIRNAGLYDAIWQAFAVLLPVRTVGVMGDHRTYDSVCAVRAVTSTDGMTADIYPFDAAFLSRVATRIINEVKGINRVVYDYTSKPPGTIEWE; translated from the coding sequence ATGACGCTGCCCCTTCAGGATTCCATCCTTATCGTGGATTTCGGCAGCCAGGTGACTCAGCTCATCGCCCGCCGCGTCCGCGAAGCCGGTGTCTATTCCGAGATCGCCCCCTTCAACAGCGCCGCCGAAGCCTTTGAACGGATGAAGCCCAAGGGCATCATCCTGTCGGGCGGCCCGTCGTCGGTGATGTGGGACGACAGCCCCCGCGCGCCGCAGCATTTCTTCGACGCCGGCATCCCGATCCTCGGCATCTGCTACGGCCAGCAGACGATGATGCAGCAGCTGGGCGGCAATGTCGAAGGCGGCGAGAGCGGCGAATTCGGCCGCGCCTTCATCGAGGTGAAGCAGGGCTGCGCCCTGTTCGACGGCCTGTGGACGCAGGGCGAGAAGCATCAGGTGTGGATGAGCCATGGCGACAAGGTGACGAGCCTTGCCCCCGGCTTCGAGGTCGTCGCGACCAGCGAAGGCGCGCCCTACGCCGTCACCGCCAACGAAGCCAAGCGCTTCTACGCCACCCAATTCCATCCCGAAGTCGTCCACACCCCGGACGGCGCGAAGCTGCTCGCCAACTTCGTCCGCCATGTCTGCGGCCTTGCCGGCGACTGGACCATGGCCGAGTTCCGCGCGACCAAGATCGCCGAAATCCGCGCGCAGGTCGGCGAAGGCCGGGTGATCTGCGGCCTATCGGGCGGCGTCGACAGCGCCGTGGCGGCGGTCCTCATCCACGAAGCGATCGGCGATCAACTGACCTGCGTGTTCGTCGATCATGGCCTGATGCGCTTGGGCGAAGCCGAACAGGTGGTCAGCCTGTTCCGCGAACATTATGGCATCAAGCTGGTGCATGTGAACGCCGAGGAGCGCTTCCTGGGCGGCCTCGCCGGCCTCACCGACCCAGAAAAGAAGCGCAAGTTCATCGGCGGCGAATTTATCGCCGTGTTCGAGGAGGAAGCCGCGAAGATCGGCGGCGCCGACTATCTGGCGCAGGGCACCCTCTATCCCGACGTGATCGAATCGGTCAGCTTCACCGGCGGTCCATCGGTCACGATCAAGTCGCACCATAATGTCGGCGGTCTGCCCGAACGCATGAACATGAAGCTGGTCGAACCGCTGCGCGAACTGTTCAAGGACGAAGTGCGCGTGCTGGGCAAGGAACTGGGGCTGCCCGACATTTTCGTCGGCCGCCACCCCTTCCCCGGACCCGGCCTCGCCATCCGCATCCCCGGCGAAGTGACCAAGGAACGTTGCGACATATTGCGCAAGGCGGACTTCATCTATCTGGAAGAAATCCGCAACGCCGGCCTCTACGACGCGATCTGGCAGGCGTTTGCCGTGCTGCTGCCGGTCCGCACCGTGGGCGTGATGGGCGACCACCGCACCTATGACAGCGTCTGCGCCGTCCGCGCCGTCACCTCCACCGACGGCATGACCGCCGACATCTACCCCTTCGACGCAGCTTTCCTGAGCCGCGTGGCGACCCGCATCATCAACGAGGTCAAGGGCATAAACCGGGTGGTTTACGACTATACCAGCAAGCCGCCCGGCACGATCGAATGGGAATGA
- a CDS encoding EF-hand domain-containing protein: MLRKFFTTVAVGSLFVGGLAATHAVYAQPDAEVGTGTRGGMMAQADANKDGKISKAEMTAALDARFAKMDVDHDGKLTDKDRDLRRQQRFDERFAALDTDKNGQISKAEFAAAHQARADKRDTMRGQGGPDGQRWGGRFHHGSGRGMMGHEGPGGFGDAAKDGVVTKAEFTAKAVAMFDKADSNKDGFVTADEMKAARPQMRGPMGHRGSGNDGPPPPPAD; the protein is encoded by the coding sequence ATGCTCCGCAAATTTTTCACCACCGTCGCGGTTGGATCGCTGTTCGTCGGCGGCCTCGCGGCGACCCATGCCGTCTATGCCCAGCCCGATGCCGAAGTTGGCACCGGAACGCGCGGCGGCATGATGGCGCAGGCCGACGCCAACAAGGACGGCAAGATCAGCAAGGCGGAAATGACCGCTGCGCTCGACGCCCGGTTCGCGAAGATGGATGTCGACCATGACGGCAAGCTGACCGACAAGGATCGCGACCTGCGCCGCCAGCAGCGGTTTGATGAACGCTTCGCTGCACTCGACACCGACAAAAATGGCCAGATCAGCAAGGCTGAGTTCGCCGCCGCGCATCAGGCCCGCGCCGACAAGCGTGACACGATGCGCGGGCAGGGCGGCCCGGACGGCCAGCGCTGGGGCGGGCGCTTCCATCATGGTTCTGGCCGCGGCATGATGGGGCATGAAGGTCCCGGCGGTTTCGGCGACGCGGCCAAGGATGGCGTCGTCACCAAGGCCGAGTTCACCGCGAAGGCGGTCGCCATGTTCGACAAGGCTGACAGCAACAAGGACGGCTTCGTCACTGCCGACGAGATGAAAGCCGCCCGTCCGCAGATGCGGGGACCGATGGGTCATCGCGGTTCCGGTAATGACGGCCCGCCGCCTCCGCCGGCCGACTGA
- a CDS encoding DUF4169 family protein yields the protein MGNVVNLRQVRKARQRADKAREADANRAKFGRTRAQRAADAAAEEKKAAQLDGAYREDRPDGQDE from the coding sequence ATGGGCAATGTCGTCAATCTGCGCCAGGTGCGCAAAGCTAGGCAGCGTGCCGACAAGGCGCGTGAGGCCGATGCCAATCGCGCCAAATTCGGCCGCACCAGGGCGCAGCGTGCGGCCGACGCCGCAGCGGAAGAAAAGAAAGCGGCGCAACTGGATGGCGCTTATCGCGAAGATCGACCGGACGGACAAGATGAATAG
- a CDS encoding response regulator — protein MSERPHLLLVDDERSIREPLAQYLGRNGFRVTAVENAAEARLRLAASAIDLVILDIMMPGEDGLSLCRHIRETSEIPVILLTAKSEETDRIVGLEMGADDYVLKPFSPRELVARIKVIFRRVATGGQRVTAPDGASYAFAGWLLKAQERTLVDSEGVSLPLSTAEYNLMLAFATRPNQVLSRDQLLDITQGREANAFDRAIDNQISRLRKKIEPDPKNPTLIKTVWGGGYTLSAEVRKL, from the coding sequence ATGAGCGAACGACCCCATCTCCTGCTCGTCGATGACGAGCGTTCGATCCGCGAACCGCTGGCCCAATATCTGGGCCGCAACGGCTTTCGCGTCACGGCCGTCGAAAATGCGGCCGAAGCGCGGCTGCGGCTGGCCGCCAGCGCGATCGACCTTGTTATCCTCGACATCATGATGCCGGGGGAGGATGGTCTGTCGCTGTGCCGGCATATCCGCGAGACGAGCGAGATTCCGGTGATTTTGCTCACCGCCAAGTCCGAAGAGACGGATCGGATCGTCGGCCTTGAAATGGGGGCGGACGATTATGTGCTGAAGCCCTTTTCGCCCCGTGAACTGGTTGCCCGGATCAAGGTGATTTTTCGCCGCGTCGCGACCGGCGGCCAGCGCGTCACCGCGCCTGACGGGGCGAGCTACGCCTTCGCCGGCTGGCTGCTCAAGGCGCAGGAGCGCACGCTGGTCGACAGCGAGGGCGTGTCGTTGCCGCTGTCGACCGCCGAATATAATCTGATGCTGGCCTTCGCGACGCGCCCCAATCAGGTGCTGAGCCGCGACCAGTTGCTCGACATCACCCAGGGACGGGAGGCCAACGCCTTCGATCGGGCGATCGATAATCAGATCAGCCGCCTGCGCAAGAAGATTGAACCGGACCCGAAAAACCCGACCCTCATCAAGACCGTGTGGGGCGGCGGATACACATTGTCGGCAGAGGTACGCAAATTGTGA
- a CDS encoding ATP-binding protein yields the protein MKGVRLWPQSLVGQIILIVAIALFVAQAINFGLLLRERNRVDLTGQTAPLVYRVINALDGRGDHGMEHGDRPGERDDRRAIYFSTTRPVLDGRARPDVQARAEAMFADIGLTVRSVAAVEDSRVMPARRWEQIRHRATGEAPGDRRVGRLRLAVEYEPGKWVTSEARIGSRPARFGGWLIGQTLILYAIVLLPLLWVGRRLARPLKQLTGSAQQFARTGAADPVDERGPGDVRDLTMAFNAMRARIIAMLDEKDRMLGAIGHDLRTPLASLRVRAESVEDEGERTRMSDTIDEMNRMLEDILSLARAGRSTEAAQKVDLAALADAVVEDFIELGSPVDLADSERAVAFVRPQQIRRALRNLIENAIVYGDRAHVSVVREAGMIRIAVADDGPGIAEERMAEMLEPFTRLEGSRNRETGGAGLGLALVRAIMAEHQGELRLANRPQGGLEASLVLPG from the coding sequence GTGAAGGGGGTGCGTCTGTGGCCGCAAAGTCTGGTCGGCCAGATCATCCTGATCGTCGCGATCGCGCTGTTCGTCGCGCAGGCGATCAATTTCGGCCTGCTGCTGCGGGAACGCAACCGGGTCGACCTGACCGGCCAGACCGCGCCACTGGTCTATCGCGTCATCAATGCGCTCGATGGGCGCGGTGATCACGGGATGGAGCATGGCGATCGGCCCGGTGAGCGCGATGACCGGCGCGCCATATATTTCTCCACGACCCGTCCCGTCCTCGATGGTCGGGCGCGTCCCGACGTGCAGGCGCGGGCGGAGGCGATGTTCGCCGACATCGGCCTCACCGTCCGGTCGGTCGCGGCGGTGGAGGACAGCCGGGTCATGCCGGCGCGCCGCTGGGAACAGATTCGTCATCGCGCCACTGGAGAGGCGCCGGGCGACCGCCGGGTCGGTCGGCTGCGATTGGCGGTCGAATATGAACCGGGCAAATGGGTGACGAGCGAGGCGCGGATCGGCAGTCGGCCCGCGCGCTTTGGCGGCTGGCTGATTGGGCAGACGTTGATCCTCTATGCTATCGTGCTGCTGCCATTGCTGTGGGTCGGGCGACGGCTGGCCCGGCCGCTCAAGCAGTTGACCGGATCGGCCCAACAATTCGCCCGCACCGGCGCGGCCGACCCGGTGGACGAGCGTGGCCCTGGCGACGTGCGCGATCTGACCATGGCGTTCAACGCGATGCGCGCGCGCATCATCGCCATGCTGGACGAAAAGGACCGGATGCTCGGCGCGATCGGCCATGACCTCCGCACCCCGCTCGCCTCGCTACGGGTCCGCGCCGAATCGGTCGAGGATGAGGGTGAGCGCACCCGCATGTCCGACACGATTGATGAGATGAACCGGATGCTGGAGGATATTCTCTCGCTCGCCCGCGCCGGCCGCAGCACGGAGGCGGCGCAGAAGGTCGACCTTGCCGCCCTGGCCGACGCGGTGGTGGAGGATTTTATCGAACTGGGATCGCCGGTCGATCTGGCCGACAGCGAACGCGCCGTCGCCTTTGTCCGGCCGCAGCAGATTCGCCGGGCGCTGCGCAACCTGATCGAGAACGCCATTGTCTATGGCGATCGCGCCCATGTGTCGGTGGTCCGTGAGGCCGGCATGATCCGTATCGCCGTGGCCGACGACGGGCCGGGTATCGCGGAAGAGCGCATGGCCGAAATGCTGGAACCCTTCACCCGCCTCGAAGGATCGCGCAATCGCGAGACGGGCGGGGCCGGGCTGGGGCTGGCGCTGGTGCGGGCGATCATGGCCGAGCATCAGGGCGAATTGCGGCTGGCGAACCGGCCGCAGGGCGGGCTGGAGGCGAGCCTGGTATTGCCGGGCTGA
- a CDS encoding argininosuccinate synthase produces MSDKINRIVLAFSGGLDTSVILKWLQQTYQCEVVTFTADLGQGEELEPARAKARLMGVKEEHIFIDDLREEFVKDYVFPMMRSNALYEGLYLLGTSIARPLIAKRQIEIARQVGADAVSHGATGKGNDQVRFELGYYGLAPDIKVIAPWREWDLASRTKLIEFAEKHQIPIPRDKRGESPFSTDANMLHTSSEGKVLEDPWEETPDYVYSRTVNPEDAPDAPEYITIDFERGDGVAINGVGMSPATLLETLNDYGRKHGIGRLDLVENRFVGMKSRGMYETPGGTIYHLAHRGIEQLTLDRGAAHLKDELAPKYAELIYNGFWFSPEREMLQAAIDYSQEKVTGTVRLKLYKGGVYVVGRKSPYSLYSEKVVTFEDDAGAYDQRDAAGFIKLNALRLRLLGRRDR; encoded by the coding sequence ATGTCCGACAAGATCAACCGCATCGTCCTCGCCTTTTCCGGTGGTCTCGATACCAGCGTGATCCTGAAATGGCTCCAGCAGACCTATCAGTGTGAGGTCGTCACCTTCACCGCCGATCTGGGACAGGGCGAGGAACTGGAGCCAGCCCGCGCCAAGGCCCGGCTGATGGGCGTCAAGGAAGAGCATATCTTCATCGACGACCTGCGCGAGGAGTTCGTGAAGGACTATGTCTTTCCCATGATGCGTTCCAACGCACTCTATGAAGGCCTCTATCTGCTCGGCACCTCGATCGCCCGTCCGCTGATCGCCAAGCGCCAGATTGAGATCGCGAGACAAGTGGGCGCCGACGCGGTGTCACACGGTGCTACCGGCAAGGGCAATGACCAGGTCCGCTTCGAATTGGGCTATTATGGCCTGGCTCCCGACATCAAGGTGATCGCGCCGTGGCGCGAATGGGATCTGGCCAGCCGCACCAAGCTGATCGAGTTCGCCGAAAAGCACCAGATTCCGATCCCGCGCGACAAGCGTGGCGAAAGCCCCTTCTCGACCGACGCGAACATGCTGCACACTTCTTCGGAAGGGAAAGTGCTGGAAGATCCGTGGGAGGAAACCCCGGACTATGTCTATTCGCGCACGGTGAACCCGGAGGACGCGCCCGACGCGCCCGAATATATCACCATCGATTTCGAGCGCGGCGATGGCGTGGCGATCAACGGTGTCGGCATGTCGCCCGCGACCCTGCTCGAAACGTTGAACGATTATGGTCGCAAGCATGGCATCGGCCGGCTCGATCTGGTCGAGAACCGCTTCGTCGGCATGAAGTCGCGCGGCATGTATGAAACGCCGGGCGGCACCATTTATCACCTCGCCCATCGCGGCATCGAGCAGTTGACGCTCGACCGTGGCGCCGCGCATCTGAAGGATGAGCTGGCTCCCAAATATGCCGAGCTGATCTATAACGGCTTCTGGTTCTCGCCAGAGCGTGAGATGTTGCAGGCCGCGATCGACTATAGCCAGGAGAAGGTGACGGGCACCGTCCGCCTGAAGCTCTACAAGGGCGGCGTCTATGTCGTCGGCCGCAAATCGCCTTACTCGCTCTACAGCGAGAAGGTCGTGACCTTCGAGGACGATGCCGGCGCCTATGACCAGCGCGACGCGGCGGGCTTCATCAAGCTGAACGCGCTGCGCCTGCGCCTGCTGGGCCGCCGCGATCGCTAA
- a CDS encoding cold-shock protein — protein MSFDRGRRGGRGKDKRDGFGDDNFYGGGDRGGFGGGFGGGDRFGGGGFGGDRGGFGGGDRGGFGGGGRGFGGGGGGGFGGGGGRGMPAQVVGEGKGVVKFFNGQKGFGFIVRDDGGEDVFVHISAVEQAGLTGLAEGQQLGFTLVDRGGKVSATDLVIDGEPLPVTDRAPREPREPRAGGFGADRGGFGADRGPQRQLTGERASGTVKFFNAMKGFGFIQRDDGQPDAFVHISAVERAGMGALNEGDRLDFELEVDRRGKYAAVNLQSKAD, from the coding sequence ATGAGTTTTGACAGAGGTCGCCGCGGCGGGCGCGGCAAGGACAAGCGCGACGGTTTCGGCGACGACAATTTCTACGGTGGCGGCGATCGCGGCGGCTTCGGCGGCGGATTTGGCGGCGGTGATCGCTTCGGCGGCGGCGGCTTCGGCGGCGATCGTGGTGGCTTCGGTGGCGGTGATCGCGGCGGCTTCGGCGGCGGTGGTCGCGGCTTCGGTGGCGGCGGCGGTGGTGGTTTCGGCGGTGGCGGTGGTCGCGGTATGCCTGCCCAGGTCGTCGGCGAAGGCAAGGGCGTCGTAAAGTTCTTCAACGGACAGAAGGGCTTCGGCTTCATCGTGCGTGATGATGGCGGCGAAGACGTGTTCGTTCACATCAGCGCGGTCGAACAGGCCGGCCTCACCGGCCTGGCCGAAGGCCAGCAGCTCGGCTTCACCCTGGTCGATCGCGGCGGCAAGGTGTCGGCGACCGATCTGGTGATCGACGGCGAACCGCTCCCCGTCACGGATCGCGCGCCGCGCGAACCGCGTGAACCGCGCGCTGGTGGCTTCGGCGCCGATCGTGGCGGCTTCGGTGCCGATCGCGGCCCGCAGCGCCAACTGACCGGTGAACGCGCCAGCGGCACGGTGAAGTTCTTCAACGCAATGAAGGGCTTCGGCTTCATCCAGCGCGATGACGGCCAGCCGGATGCTTTCGTCCACATCAGCGCCGTCGAACGCGCCGGCATGGGCGCCCTGAACGAAGGCGATCGCCTCGACTTCGAACTGGAAGTCGATCGTCGCGGCAAATATGCTGCGGTGAACCTCCAGTCGAAGGCCGACTGA
- a CDS encoding LPS export ABC transporter periplasmic protein LptC: MSVQADQQRDVRRHWARPGGSHDRLVGLLKNWLPVAVGVLAALLATAPFTGGDKVSFVLDKNKVEVAKERMRVTEALYRGEDSKGQPFSLRAGSAVQKSSREPIVDLNNMSARILLSDGPAVLTANKGRYDMETERVGIDGPVQFQAAGGYRLTTRDVGVDLKTRRMKSAGRVDGRIPIGTFSGDHLEADMAARTVTLNGRASLRIEQNGLKGRN; encoded by the coding sequence GTGTCCGTCCAGGCCGATCAGCAACGCGACGTGCGCCGCCACTGGGCGCGTCCGGGCGGCAGCCATGACCGGCTGGTCGGGCTGCTCAAAAACTGGCTGCCGGTCGCGGTCGGCGTGCTGGCCGCGTTGCTGGCCACCGCGCCCTTCACCGGCGGCGACAAGGTCAGCTTCGTCCTCGACAAGAACAAGGTCGAGGTGGCGAAGGAGCGGATGCGCGTGACCGAGGCGCTGTATCGCGGCGAGGACAGCAAGGGGCAGCCCTTTTCGCTGCGCGCCGGATCGGCAGTGCAGAAAAGCTCGCGTGAGCCGATCGTGGACCTCAACAACATGTCCGCGCGCATCCTGCTGTCGGACGGTCCGGCGGTGCTGACCGCCAACAAGGGTCGCTACGACATGGAGACGGAGCGGGTTGGCATCGACGGCCCGGTCCAGTTTCAGGCGGCGGGCGGATATCGGCTGACCACGCGCGATGTCGGCGTTGACCTCAAGACCCGGCGGATGAAAAGCGCGGGCCGGGTCGACGGGCGCATTCCGATCGGCACATTTAGCGGCGATCATCTGGAAGCGGACATGGCAGCGCGCACCGTGACATTGAATGGTCGGGCGAGCTTGCGTATCGAGCAAAATGGCCTCAAAGGGCGGAACTGA
- a CDS encoding LptA/OstA family protein, translating into MKRILILSSIGALGVAGAMFAVADAQVFKNHDSNAPVNFNADRIEVQDRADRVVVSGNVEVTQAGMTLNAARMTVAYKNQPGGGTGTDGIQIDRIDASGNVVVRKADQTARGNVAIYDLNAKLITMLGDVALTQGSNRLTGGRLVMDLNSGRSTVDGRSSGGGVSGATTSSAGRVSGTFTVPQRKN; encoded by the coding sequence ATGAAACGCATCCTGATCCTGTCGTCGATCGGCGCCCTGGGCGTTGCCGGAGCGATGTTCGCCGTGGCGGACGCTCAGGTGTTCAAGAATCATGACAGCAACGCCCCGGTCAATTTCAACGCCGATCGGATCGAGGTGCAGGACCGGGCCGACCGCGTCGTCGTGTCGGGCAATGTCGAAGTGACGCAGGCCGGCATGACGCTGAACGCCGCGCGCATGACCGTGGCCTACAAGAATCAGCCTGGCGGCGGCACCGGCACCGATGGCATCCAGATCGACCGGATCGACGCATCGGGCAATGTCGTGGTGCGCAAGGCAGATCAGACCGCGCGCGGCAACGTCGCCATTTACGATCTCAATGCCAAGCTCATCACCATGCTGGGCGACGTTGCCCTGACCCAGGGCAGCAATCGGCTGACCGGCGGGCGGCTGGTGATGGATCTGAACAGCGGACGTTCCACTGTGGACGGCCGTTCGTCGGGTGGCGGCGTCTCCGGCGCGACGACCAGCTCCGCCGGCCGGGTGTCCGGCACTTTCACCGTGCCGCAACGCAAGAACTGA